A window of Roseburia hominis A2-183 genomic DNA:
ACGTACCTGCGGCTATATTGGAACGCAGTTCTGGAATCAGGGCAGAACACAGGAGATCAAGGAACGGGTATTACATTTATAAAAACAGGGGGACTGTGGTGTGCACGGGATTGTGCAGCCACAGTCTTTCTTTCCCTGTTGAGGAGAAAAGATATGAATTATTCGGCAATCAAATATTGTGATATTGCAAACGGAACCGGTGTGCGCACCGTTCTCTTTGTGTCGGGCTGCAGAAATCACTGCAAAGACTGTTTTCAGCCGGAGACGTGGGCTTTTGAATACGGGAATCCTTTCACCGGAGAGGTGGAAGATGAGATCATTGCGTCCTTGAAGCCGGATTACATCCGGGGACTGACGCTGCTCGGAGGAGATCCTTTTGAACCGGAGAATCAGAAGGCGCTGCTTCCGTTTATGCGGAGAGTGAAGGCGGAGTGTCCGGGGAAGGATGTGTGGGCCTACACCGGCTATGTGTTAGACCGGGATCTTGTGCCGGGCGGAAAATGCTGTACCGCAGATACCGCGGAGCTGCTTCACATGATCGATGTGCTGGTGGACGGACCGTTTGTGACGGAGCTTCATGATATATCCCTGCTGTTTAAGGGGTCTTCCAACCAGCGGGTGATCGACTGTGCAGAGTATTGCCGGTCGGGAGAGATCCGGGAGCTGATGTAGAAGAGGGAAGGATTTTGCATCTTCCTGCGGTTTGTGTTACAATAAACGCGGTATTGCAGGATCAACAAGGGAGAATTAGATATGAAAATAACATGGAAGGCATTGCTGGCGTTGTTTTTTTACACGCTGGGGGTTGTTGGCTGGTTCTATGTAGGAGGATGGATGATCTTAAGAGGACCGGTCAGAGGAGTGATTCTGGCGCATATGGCAGGAGATTTGTCTCTGATCAAGCTGGCGGTCGCACTGGTGCAGGGGTTTGTGTATCTCTCACTGGCGGGAGGCGTCTGGTGTATCGGCTATATGTTGAGCGATCATTTCCGGAAAGATGAGTAGGATTACAAAAAGGTGCGGCGGATGACGCACCTTTTTGCACCGTAAATGGATATAAAATGGCGCAGGAAGAGGCGCAGACAGGAGCAAACGATGATATTAAAAGTACCGTCTTACTATGAAAAGTTTCACTGTATTGCAGATCAGTGCAAGGATAATTGCTGCTATGGCTGGGAGATCGACATCGATGAGGGTACGATGGATTACTACCGCAGTCTGGGCGGAGAGCTGGGAAAAGAGATTACCTCGCATATCAGGGAGGGTGAGGAGAACACCATGATTATGCGCGAGGACGGGTACTGCCCGTTTTTAAATGAAAAAAAGCTCTGCGACATCTGCATTAAGATGGGCGAGGAAGCACTGAGCGAGATCTGCACCGAGTTCCCACGCTTTACCATGGAGTATGAGGACGTCCGGGAGAAGATCTTAAGTCTGGCATGTGAGGAGGTCGGAAACATTATGTTTTCCACCGACGAGAAGATCACCTGGCAGGAGCATGAGATGCCGGATTTCTGCGGGACCGGGGACGACGCCGAGGCAGCTTATGATGCCGACGGGGCATTGTACGGTAATGATGAGGCAGCGTGTGAGGATGATACCTCCGACGGTGAGGGGTATGACGACGATGAGGAAGTGTCTGTGGATGCCGATCAGCTGAATGCCGTTTCTAAGGCGGCGGTGGCATTGCTTCAGAACCGGGAGAAGCCGGTGGCAGAGCGCGCGGCGGAGTATCTTCTATATTGTAAGAGGATGCAGCAGGAACTTTACGGATACCACACAGGCGGGGAAGTAAGCGGGCAGGAGCAAGAGCAGCGTGAGAGCCGGCTGATTGCCGAGTGCAGGGAGAAAGAGGTAACGCCTGGGGAGGCGTATGCGGCGTTTCTTGCACGCATGGAGCGCTACGAACAGCTGGAAGTGCTCGACCAGAACTGGGAGGAAGAAAAGAAACGTCTTCGTGCAGCATTCCATGAGGACAATTATCTGGAATGTATCAGGAACTTTCACGCAGCGCAGCAGGGAAGGGAATATGAGTATGAGCATCTGCTGGTCTACTTTACATTCCGGTATTTTATGAGATCGTATTATGATGACAACATTTTAAATAAGGCACAGTTTGCGGTGGCGGGTATTCTGATGATCCGCGATATGGATGCACTGCGTTTTCTGGAGAACGGAGGAACATTCTCCGTGGAAGACCGGGTGGCAGTGGCAAAGCTGTATTCAAAGGAAGTAGAACATTCCGAGGAAAATATGGAATTCCTGGAGG
This region includes:
- the fliB gene encoding flagellin lysine-N-methylase codes for the protein MILKVPSYYEKFHCIADQCKDNCCYGWEIDIDEGTMDYYRSLGGELGKEITSHIREGEENTMIMREDGYCPFLNEKKLCDICIKMGEEALSEICTEFPRFTMEYEDVREKILSLACEEVGNIMFSTDEKITWQEHEMPDFCGTGDDAEAAYDADGALYGNDEAACEDDTSDGEGYDDDEEVSVDADQLNAVSKAAVALLQNREKPVAERAAEYLLYCKRMQQELYGYHTGGEVSGQEQEQRESRLIAECREKEVTPGEAYAAFLARMERYEQLEVLDQNWEEEKKRLRAAFHEDNYLECIRNFHAAQQGREYEYEHLLVYFTFRYFMRSYYDDNILNKAQFAVAGILMIRDMDALRFLENGGTFSVEDRVAVAKLYSKEVEHSEENMEFLEEDFQFEDIFAPEQMIRQLFFAS
- the nrdG gene encoding anaerobic ribonucleoside-triphosphate reductase activating protein, translated to MNYSAIKYCDIANGTGVRTVLFVSGCRNHCKDCFQPETWAFEYGNPFTGEVEDEIIASLKPDYIRGLTLLGGDPFEPENQKALLPFMRRVKAECPGKDVWAYTGYVLDRDLVPGGKCCTADTAELLHMIDVLVDGPFVTELHDISLLFKGSSNQRVIDCAEYCRSGEIRELM